The Gossypium hirsutum isolate 1008001.06 chromosome A03, Gossypium_hirsutum_v2.1, whole genome shotgun sequence genome contains the following window.
ACAGTAAATTACTATCCAAGAAAACCCAGTGCGAATCAGATTTTTAGATTGGTTCCAATGGTTGCTTGAGATTTCGGGAaaggatttgtgttcctaaggACACCGAATTGATTCGTAAGATTTTAGATGAGGcgcatagtggttgtttatcagtGAACCTTGGGAGTACGAAAAtgtgaagaaaatgtattggtggccgaggattaaaaaagatatttcagagttcgtatccaaatgcctagtatgtcaacaagtgaaagccgagcaccaagtaccttcaggtttacttcaacctattatggtCCCAGAGTGAaagtgggatcggattactatggactttgtaacagGTTTGCCAGTGAccccgaggaagaaagatgctaCGTGGGTTGTGATTGATCGACTAacaaagtcgactcattttattccggtacgcaCCGATTTCCCACTCAACAAGCTAGTCGATTGTATATTTTGGAAATTGTGAAGTTACACggagtacctttgtcgatcatatcagatagagatctgaggttcacatcGTGGTTTTGAAAAAAAGCtccaagaagctttgggtacaaagttaaattttagtacggctttccaccCGTAGATCTATGGCTAattagagagagtaattcagaccttagaagacatgctccgatgttgtgtattagagtttcagggcagttgggaaaagtatttgccgctggtggagtttgcttataataacagctttcagacgagtttgaatatggcaccttatgaagtgTTGTATGGgtgtaagtgtcgaacgcctttgtattggacaaagcttagagagagtcagattcatggGGTCGACTTAGTTAgggagactgaagaaaaagttaaggtgatttGTGATTGTTTAAAGgccgcttcggatagacagaaatcttacgcagatttgaaacgaaaagagacCGAGTTTCAAGTCGCtgataaagtatttctaaaagtatcccAGTGGAGGAAGGTTCttagatttggtaaaaagggaaAACTAAGTTCGTGTTTTATCGGACCTTatgaagtgattgagagagtcggGCTGGTAGcctatcggttagctttaccattgaaattggaaaagatccatgaTGTATTCTATGTGTCCATGTTATACCGATACCGCTctaacccttcacatgtgatttctccgatTGAACTAGAGACTGGATTGGATATgtcttatggtgaggaacctCTTAAGATCCTAGCTCGAAAAGTTAAGCAACTGAGAAATAAGAGCGTTCcccttgtgaaagtgttatggcagaAACATGAGATCGAAGAGGCCACATGAGAGCTCAAAGAAATCATTGAAagccaatacccaaacctttttatcggtaagatttttggaGACGAAAATCCTTAacgggggagaattgtaacaggcTGATTTTGGGGCTAATTaaaaaagtggtttcgaaaccactaacctgaggttgaggaaattattttaaatattattttatgtactGTAGCAAGATTAAAtaagtgtttgaaaattttggtgaattaattttagcgattgcttgcttaactacgaaaaaggactaaatcgcataaaatgaaaaattccTATTTTCTTAGATAAGGgtgtcaattagctaaagaacctaaattgggggccgTTAAAGAGTAATTAGACCACCAATGCTTAGGCTAGCcagccataggagacaaaagaaagagaaatggtcaaaattaggtgggttggtgaccaattttgactagaataagaataaaataaagtgaaaaagatATCatattttcctcttcttctttatCACCAAAAAATTTCAGCCATTAGAGGGTTTTTGAGgttcaaaattttcagcaacttagtctctctacaagtaagtgattttaatgagttttacatttttgagacccttgtgtcatgagctttctaatgagggaactattttacaaaatggttgaaagtctagggtttttccatgagagcatttatgttgttttctgaatttttgtggaagaatatgagtcttagatgagtaataaacaactttttgtgaagggatttctcatgaaaaccctaatatggactattttgcataagttgtaaaatagatgatacatgtgtgaaataggggagattttggATTGCtagaagagtaaaaagggtttggctaAACGCATAATAGggagaaattcgataaaaattaactTTCGAACAtagaggtaaaatggtcattttgtgaaagtctaggggcaaaatagtcattttacccaattatgaaattttgaatgtCTAAATTGATgtgctgatgaaataaatgaattttattaatttagatcaagagaagcgtgattcgggtcttgatcggggtaagaacaaagtttacaaggattaagctcgtcttcatcattcttgtatcgaggtaagtatatatgtgaataatgtattattgaagcttactttggaatattttgataatatacaTCTGTAATTAGCTCATTAttgttatgtatctaaattctatttgttgccatgaatgtataAATAACATGTTATGTGAGTAAAGTACATTGTGAGCAAGTATGATGCTATTCGGCTAGTTACGAAATCACATTGGAccttagacatagcataggatacaaaggggtatgttataaaaattatgtGGTCTAAACTCATGAGTTTAGTCTGAGTTTATGAGATGAATATTACAGGTAGCGTGGGTCCGGGTGCTGGCTTTGTGTATAGACCCATGAGTGGCTCAATGAGCGAACGTTACATGATAGTTATGGGGCCCAGGTCCTGACCTGAtaaaaaggcccgtgagtagctcaaatgtgagcATTTCATAGCATGAGGTAGCCCTGatttcttatatggtaattagatgcAAATTCCCTGTGTATCTATATGTATTTCGAGAGTTTAACGGGTAACATTGAAGATTTAATTAGTGAAAACTTGATGAGGTATGTATACTGAACTTATGGATAGTACCTGAGTAAGGGACGAgatgtattaagtatacatgaatAAAAGGGAAAGTAAGATAGAGATGTTAAAagatttatatcttttaagcatgacaAGTTAACGTTTGACgaatataattttcttttaattacaatttttttgcatatatgtacttattaAGCTTCCACACTTAcccccctttcttttctttccttatagtgtcgccaagctagcatcGGGGATCCAGTGACATCTTAAagctttgatcacactatcacttaagaccttggtatagctagtttaattgttttgttttctagcatgtatagggacttgagtcttttgtttattattttgttagttagccataatgtgttggcttatatgaTAAAAATGATACTCATTCTATATAGACCATGAATGTTGGCTAACACCAATTATTATTCAATGCAATGTTGTAATTTTCTAATGGTTGTGGCTGTTTTGGTTATGCATGTTATGTTCGTATTAATCTTGGCTGATCTTGTGTAGATAGGGATATGTAAGGGTGacaaaaaaggcttggtaaatagccctattttgtccacacgagtagggacacgggcgtgtgtctaagccgtgtgtgacacactaccagccccatgggcgtgttgtccggccgtgtgtcccctgcacgtaaatttTGTAAGTTGTAttcatgatagtaaacacacggacagagacacggccatgtgtttcATCCGTGTGAAGGgaacggcctagcacatgggtgtgtaccttggccatgtgacccttaaggattgctgatgtcagaaatagaatgttcaagtttttgcacatgggctaagacacgggcgtgtcatggctctGTGAAGGACACGGTTCATGGACACGGGCatatgtcaggccgtgtgaaaacccctgtaggttcgaattagaaaaataaatccacatgggtaagggacacgggtgtgttccAATGTACTTaggccgtgtaagccacacggccCATCAGTACGACCATTCTTAAATAGTCAtgcgggcgtgtgcccctgtgttaaGTGTTACTTTCAGAATTCTTTAAAGGACCCGGATTGATTCCAAATGGGTTCCAATGGATattttgagcctcgtaggctcttATTAAAGAGtctataataaaaattgaaaaagctTTTAAATTGACCATGTTTTGGTGATATGAAAACATTTGTATGCATgagttcaagttaggtaatgcctcatattccgtCTCAGCGTAGGGCATGGGTGTGGAGTGTTACACTTATTAAGTGAATGTCCATCATGattaagataaagttttaatgtactttaaattataatagttattagaattagatatctacttcttttatacttcttatgcctataaatagagactgtgatgaagcattgtaatcacccTCTTTGATCAATAAAGTGCATTTTATATTGCTTTCAATAAAGTGCATTTtatattgctttcatatttttagattttattttttcatttctgacattttaataattttttggactTTTATGAATACTTTTTTCATCTGTTTCTTTTATCTCTAATAAAACCATCAACTTTACTTCATTTTTGCTCGGATTTTTTATCTTTATCCCTCACTTTTTTAGACATCAAATAAATAATCCATTTGTAACTCTAATTCACATTGTTTATATGCTTTCTTCTTTGTTATTtcaacattcttttttttttagatttttaatgattttggttgaaattttttttctttattttaataaaattttaataaattatcatGAGTTTTGAGAGAAACATTTAAGCAAACCTTTTTAATTgttactatttatatattattatggcattattttttaaaatttttgaaagtatcgTGGAGTATTGGtttgttagtatttgattttatatattttcaaattggtacaatataatttttataaaaatttaaaaatatataaaattaataaaaagtacaTATGAAATGAACTATGgacacaaaaatatttaaattcatttgAATCTAAACATCCAATTGTCTAATACATTCTAGATATgaaagaatttttataatttcctttttaacaaatttatattataaacaaaaataataaataaaagatggaTATGAGAATATGAGGATTTCTATTACAGTctatatttttcatcatatttacAAGTATCATActtctctctctctatatagGGAGATTAGACTCTTCATATTCTAATATATAAATAGGAAAAGGGTTACAAGAAGATGAAAGGTAGAAGGTTAAGGGATATGAAAGGAGAAAGGTTGAAGATCCACTTAATAACATTCATAATACACTCCAGTAGATGTTCATTGTACAAAAGAAAATGCCTCCTTAAAAACCTTACTAGGAAAAATCCCGTGGCACAAAAACCTAGTGAAGGAAAAAAGAGTACATAATCCATTGGTACACAATATGTCACAACCTTAAAAGAAAATGTAGTGCgaatttactccccctcatgtaAGCATCACTTAAGATCTCTGAAACAACGCAATATAATGTTGAAAATTAACTTCTCAAATGTAGCAGTAGGGAGCGCCTTAGTAAAAAGATCTGTCAAATTCTCACTTGAACAAATCTGTTGAACATTTATATCTCCATTCTTTTGTAGATCATGAGTGAAGAAAAATTTTAGtgatatatattttgttttatcaCCCTTAATATATCCTTAAGTTGTGCAAAGCATGCTGTATTATCTTCATATAAAACTgttggtatgtgatgaattacAGATTTTAGCCACACATATTCACAACTAGCCTCATAGATTGCCAAAATCTCAGCATCATTAGAAGAAGTAGCAGCAATTGTTTGTTTCATAGAACGACTAGAAATTGCAGTACCACTATATGTGAAAACATAACCAATTTGTGGTCAAGCATTGTGAGGATCAGATAAGTACCCTGCATCTGCAAAACCAACCAATCCTGTTTTGGGTAGGTTAGGGAAAAATAAACTCATATCTTTTGTACCTTGAAGATAACGAAAAACATGCTTAACCCCCAATGTCTTCGAGTTGGACAAGAGCTAAATCTTGCTAATAAGTTGACAGAAAATGATATATCATGTTGTGTGTGACtagcaagatacatcaatgcacCAATAGCACTTAAatatggtacttcaggaccaagaaaaTCTTCATCATTTTCTCGAGTACGGAAAGGGTCTTTATTTACATCAAGTGACCTAACAACCATTGGGGTGCTCAACAAATGTACGTTATACATGTAA
Protein-coding sequences here:
- the LOC121218192 gene encoding uncharacterized protein, with product MDFVTGLPVTPRKKDATWVVIDRLTKSTHFIPAASDRQKSYADLKRKETEFQVADKVFLKVSQWRKVLRFGKKGKLSSCFIGPYEVIERVGLVAYRLALPLKLEKIHDVFYVSMLYRYRSNPSHVISPIELETGLDMSYGEEPLKILARKVKQLRNKSVPLVKVLWQKHEIEEAT